From a region of the Malania oleifera isolate guangnan ecotype guangnan chromosome 12, ASM2987363v1, whole genome shotgun sequence genome:
- the LOC131144308 gene encoding uncharacterized protein At4g18257-like isoform X2, translated as MEEEETKKKRVVVESLGWLTESSIMPKKHRAIAGVGASSILELKAELYKSQEESKKSKDLIGPDVHFHRAKAKIASHDPFSLKNSGVEARAHKDKLELKAVNDGSVSYAALERKAELYDKLTRGELSDEEDKEKYCVDFFRKSLVPDESQQSQVNDTPPAVPPETDDADNDVSVLFNMKPVGPGRTTGMVDNNEHKRFVRVIDHLMIIFGRRIPQGSS; from the exons atgGAGGAAGAGGAGACGAAGAAGAAGAGAGTGGTGGTGGAGTCGTTGGGATGGCTAACGGAGTCGTCGATCATGCCGAAGAAGCACAGGGCTATAGCCGGTGTAGGAGCCTCCTCCATCCTCGAACTCAAGGCCGAGCTTTACAAGTCCCAGGAGGAGTCCAAGAAGTCCAAAGATCTCATCGGTCCTGACGTCCACTTCCACCGCGCCAAGGCCAAAATCGCTTCCCACGATCCCTTCTCCCTCAAGAACTCCGGCGTTGAAGCTCGCGCTCACAA GGACAAGCTTGAGCTGAAAGCTGTTAATGATGGATCAGTGAGCTATGCTGCCTTGGAGAGGAAGGCTGAGTTATATGATAAGCTCACAAGGGGAGAGCTATCTGATGAGGAAGATAAGGAGAAGTATTGTGTTGATTTTTTCCGCAAAAGCCTCGTGCCGGATGAGTCACAGCAGTCACAGGTCAATGATACTCCTCCTGCTGTGCCACCAGAAACTGATGATGCTGATAATGATGTCTCTGTTCTGTTTAACATGAAACCTGTGGGGCCTGGACGAACCACTGGAATGGTAGACAATAATGAACACAAACGTTTTGTAAG AGTTATTGACCATCTCATGATTATTTTTGGCCGTCGTATTCCTCAGGGAAGTTCATGA
- the LOC131144308 gene encoding uncharacterized protein At4g18257-like isoform X1, whose translation MEEEETKKKRVVVESLGWLTESSIMPKKHRAIAGVGASSILELKAELYKSQEESKKSKDLIGPDVHFHRAKAKIASHDPFSLKNSGVEARAHKDKLELKAVNDGSVSYAALERKAELYDKLTRGELSDEEDKEKYCVDFFRKSLVPDESQQSQVNDTPPAVPPETDDADNDVSVLFNMKPVGPGRTTGMVDNNEHKRFVREVHEEASQARERVSDLKLRRQEQATARREKLKQAYLRKQLEKLKAACKTDQT comes from the exons atgGAGGAAGAGGAGACGAAGAAGAAGAGAGTGGTGGTGGAGTCGTTGGGATGGCTAACGGAGTCGTCGATCATGCCGAAGAAGCACAGGGCTATAGCCGGTGTAGGAGCCTCCTCCATCCTCGAACTCAAGGCCGAGCTTTACAAGTCCCAGGAGGAGTCCAAGAAGTCCAAAGATCTCATCGGTCCTGACGTCCACTTCCACCGCGCCAAGGCCAAAATCGCTTCCCACGATCCCTTCTCCCTCAAGAACTCCGGCGTTGAAGCTCGCGCTCACAA GGACAAGCTTGAGCTGAAAGCTGTTAATGATGGATCAGTGAGCTATGCTGCCTTGGAGAGGAAGGCTGAGTTATATGATAAGCTCACAAGGGGAGAGCTATCTGATGAGGAAGATAAGGAGAAGTATTGTGTTGATTTTTTCCGCAAAAGCCTCGTGCCGGATGAGTCACAGCAGTCACAGGTCAATGATACTCCTCCTGCTGTGCCACCAGAAACTGATGATGCTGATAATGATGTCTCTGTTCTGTTTAACATGAAACCTGTGGGGCCTGGACGAACCACTGGAATGGTAGACAATAATGAACACAAACGTTTTGTAAG GGAAGTTCATGAAGAAGCTAGTCAAGCAAGAGAAAGGGTTTCTGACCTCAAATTGCGCAGGCAAGAACAGGCAACTGCTCGTCGAGAAAAACTGAAGCAGGCCTATCTCCGAAAACAGCTAGAGAAACTTAAAGCTGCATGTAAAACAGATCAGACATGA